The Calliopsis andreniformis isolate RMS-2024a chromosome 7, iyCalAndr_principal, whole genome shotgun sequence region GGTGCTATTGGCTGACGTTATGTGTTGGGTTGGTTACGGGTTTAATATTCTCACTGATCTCTCTCGCCAGGTGGCCTAACAACCATCCCCTCCCAGCCTCCATCTAACTTTACTCTCATTGGAACAACCTCTGACCTCGACCTCGCGTCTCGCTTGGCGCCGGGACCTGTTGCAGGGATGGTCGCGTTGCTGTCGTTGTTGAGGTCCGATTACAAGCAGCCGCTGACGTGCAAGAAGGCGAGGTCCACGACGTCCACTGCCTCCAGGGGCAGCGTCGCCCTGCCGAGCAGACGGCTGAGCAACGCTGGGGACAGCAACAGCTACGACAGCGGCAACGACAACAACAACGCGCGCTCATCGTCCTCCGCCCGCGAGGTAGTGTTCCCTGACTCGTTCGAGGTCCTGCCCCAGCCACGTGACCTCAGTCACGTCGTCTACATGGGCGTGCCCCACGAGCAGCAGCGGAAGTTCAGGTGTCGTTTCTGCGGAAAGGGCTACCGATGGAAGAGCACGATGCGGAGACACGAGATGGTGGAGTGTGGGGGCAAGCCTCCAGCCTTCCAGTGCCCAGAGTGCCCTTACAAGGCCAGGCAGAGAGGCAACCTTACGGTGCATTACAAGAGACACCATCAGAAGATGGACTTCGACGAGCACGCTTGAGGGAATTTCATTCCTGTGGCACGATCGTCCTGACGAGACAGAGAAGTTTCTGGGGATACTTGTTTTGTGGAATTCAGATTTTCTTTCGCGAGGTTTGGTAGGATTTATTCTGGCAGACCTGGGTGAATTTTAATCGAAAGGAGGATCAATTGCTTTTTGGAAACTGTTCCATTATTTTCTATTGTGGAATTTTGATTAACTGGACTTATTGGACACAGTTTTTTAAAGTTTGATtggtagtattttatgcttgcttgGAGACTTCAATGTATATACAGATGTGACTCTTTGAAGACTATTTGCAGACTAGAAGTAATTGATCACTTCCAGTAATATTTCAGAGTTATTTTAAGTATGCCCAGGTCTGCTTTTTGAGTATTTTATACGTCGATGGACTTCCAGGGTTCATATCCATAAGAAAAGAGTTTCTTCAGAGTCTAATTTTTGATAAGCTGTatttagaattttaaaaatCAGATTTCTAGTGGATGTCAGAAGTGCCTTCGACGTATAACATATGATCTAACTATAAATCTCTGAAAAAATCCAAAGTAATTTTACTTTACTTTTTTATGTTCTCTACTCTATGATCTTTACTAAATGATTACTGAAATCTTTAACTTCTACGGTGAGGTCGCAGAAAAACTATCCATAATGAATTTACTGAGATTAATGAACTGAGAAGTTGTAAATGTTTTATTAACAGATCAGAGTGGCCTCACAAATTGCAAATTTGTAAATAAGAAAACGACACAAATAGCTAGAAGTCTCGAAATTTCGTTCTCTCCTGTTTCTTTTACTTATTCATCGAATAATCTTaaagatctagaggagcaaatgTATTTAAGTTACTAGATTAATTCCTCTCTTCTCGAGTTAATTACCTCATCAATGAAACTTGGTATTTCGGTTCTATTTGTAcataatttctttaattttatttataactaCATTTTGTATTTCCTATCTATGTAATTAAGTAATCAACGAACTTCGAGATTTCTATTTttacaaaaaatgttttaaacgcCATTTTATATTCCAATTTCAGCGACGATCGTGCCACTAAAAATCGTGCAAAGCGATCTGAAACGTATGTATTATTTACATATCATGGATCAACGAAACATTCCACTCAAAaagacatatatatatatttgtatttttcgaGTCTCAGGATTTTATCGACTTAAAGCATCGATAGGAAGAGCGATGGCCGCGTGGCCGCCATTACGAACAAAATTCAAATGCTAAAAATCTATAATCGTGTTACCACTCTCGAAAATGTCTTACTCGTAGAGGTTCGCCTATTTTTCTAGTACTTTTATAGAGTTTAGGTACGTTCACGAACGACTTAGGGTAAAGATGGCGGAGCCTAAGAGGTAGTAGGTTACGAAATCACTGTTCATTCCGTAATTAAGGATCTAAGGGTTGAAAGTGCCTTGTTTCATAGAAGCCTGGCGATTTCCGCGAGCAAATCTCCAGAGAATCGGTTACCTGAGAGCACCTGTAGACTTATAGCGAATAGTTGTTACTCGACAGCCGTGTGACACCTTGGTCCATCGTTCTCTGAACTAGGGAGCTACTAGAGGGTCTATCATATCGTATTTTTCTATCTGCATATCGTTATTTATGGTGTACGGTTTTCAATCATCGTAGTCGCCCAGTATCACCgacatacttaatagaatagcgTCGATTTTTCACCAATCTCTCAGTTTTCTCATTTCTTTTTGTAACGAGTAGACTCGGTACTGCGCAAGTTCGTCATGATTGAAAAGCCACACTCGACCAATCGACCGTACAAGATTTAAGGACCACTGTACCTTTTTAAGCGAGATCTATTTTTACGCCACGGATTTGCTCAAGCACGGAGCAAGAGGGTCGATCTCCAGCCTCTTCGAAATCGAGACGGATCCATATTTATCGAGATTATAATATAAGCGTTACTTAAAACATTCCTCGGCGCCCTCGAGATCGGCTCGTTTTGTCGTTCCACGTActcttttctgtttttctttttttttttcacttttGTACTACACTTAGCGCACGAAGAGAGACTGTAACGCGAAGGACAGAGAAGACTTCCGGATCAGAGTCCAGTATTTTTGATATCAGTATTTTACTCGCGCCCTCCTGCCTGCGGACTGACGCAGGATATATTATACTCGTTGCAACGTTTCCTCTCGCACTTTCTCGTCAGCGATCTCGCGTGGCAAGCTGGAGACTAACTTCGAATCAGTCGAATCGAGAGCATAATTCTAACCCCTCGACCATTGTTACCTATAACGTTCAAAGAACTCTTATTCTCACCCCTCCCCTCGAATACTCGTTCCGGTATTTAAGCACTTCGAACTCTCTTTTTTTTTGGAAAAGGTTTACCAAGCGAACTACGGAatatctatcacgattattaccagcaattaatactattattaacattattattattattaatattattattaataaaaagacAATCTTTGTTGCGGGTTATTTTCTAAAAATCGAGCGTGTCATTCTTTCCTCCCTTTTCTCCAGCCTTCGTCATCCTAATGGTGGAAATCTGTTTTTTATTCACAGACTAAGGACTGTGACGATCGAATACCAGCAAGTGAGGATGCGTCGATAGAGAATCTGTGTTCGTGCTAACCGTTTATTTCTGTTTTCAGCTTGTTGGTACCGCCAGCCAGTCAGCTTTGAGACCTATCCCTGCGACACCTGCGGCAGACAGTACCGAAGAGTGATCTCCTTGCAGCGACACAAGAGGCTCGAGTGTGGCAAGGAGGCTCAGTTCGAGTGTGTCCTGTGCCGCGCGAAATTCAAGCACAAGCATAGTCTGCTTAGACATTACAACATTCATGGGACGGACGTGAATAAAGCCAGCAGACTCGAGGGAGAAGATAGGTGTGCTTGACAGGCGGGGCTCGAGAAGAGGGACTGGAGACTTCGATGCGTGGCGAGGAATGAGTGGGGACTTTGATGAGTGTGGAGACGTGAGAGATTTCTGTGAGAGTAGAGAGGTGATTTCGATGCGTGGGGACTTCGATGCGTGGAGATTTCGACGCGCGGAGATTTCAACGCGTGGAGACTTCAATGCATGGAGATTTCAACGCGTGGAAATCCTAGTGTCTAGAGATTTCAACGCCTGGAGATTTCTACATATAAATAC contains the following coding sequences:
- the LOC143181495 gene encoding uncharacterized protein LOC143181495, which encodes MVALLSLLRSDYKQPLTCKKARSTTSTASRGSVALPSRRLSNAGDSNSYDSGNDNNNARSSSSAREVVFPDSFEVLPQPRDLSHVVYMGVPHEQQRKFRCRFCGKGYRWKSTMRRHEMVECGGKPPAFQCPECPYKARQRGNLTVHYKRHHQKMDFDEHA